A portion of the Eulemur rufifrons isolate Redbay chromosome 30, OSU_ERuf_1, whole genome shotgun sequence genome contains these proteins:
- the CHST7 gene encoding carbohydrate sulfotransferase 7 → MKGRRRRRREYCKFALLLVLYTLVLLLVPSVLDGGRDRNKGAGHCPGLQRSLGVWSLEAAAAGEREQGAEARLATEGGAGQSPSSPGNLSGSVREAVSREKQHIYVHATWRTGSSFLGELFNQHPDVFYLYEPMWHLWQALYPGDAESLQGALRDMLRSLFRCDFSVLRLYAPPGDPAARAPDSANLTTAALFRWRTNKVICSPPLCPGAPRARTEVGLVEDTACERSCPPVALRALEAECRKYPVVVIKDVRLLDLGVLVPLLRDPGLNLKVVQLFRDPRAVHNSRLKSRQGLLRESIQVLRTRQRGDRFHRVLLAHGVGARPGGQSRALPAAPRADFFLTGALEVICEAWLRDLLFARGAPAWLRRRYLRLRYEDLVRQPRTQLRRLLRFSGLRALTALDAFALNMTRGAAYGADRPFHLSARDAREAVHAWRERLSREQVRQVEAACAPAMRLLAYPRSGEESDAEPPRDGETSLETEADGDT, encoded by the coding sequence ATGaagggccggcggcggcggcgccgagAGTACTGCAAGTTCGCGCTGCTGTTGGTGCTGTACACACTGGTGCTGCTGCTCGTCCCCTCCGTCCTGGACGGCGGCCGCGATAGGAACAAGGGCGCCGGGCACTGCCCTGGCCTGCAGCGCAGCCTGGGTGTGTGGAGCctggaggcggcggcggccggggaACGCGAGCAGGGCGCGGAGGCGCGGCTCGCCACTGAAGGGGGCGCGGGCCAGTCTCCCAGTTCCCCGGGCAACCTCAGCGGCTCCGTCCGGGAGGCGGTGTCTCGCGAGAAGCAGCACATCTATGTACATGCCACCTGGCGCACCGGCTCGTCCTTCCTGGGCGAGCTCTTTAATCAGCACCCAGACGTTTTCTACTTGTACGAGCCCATGTGGCATCTATGGCAGGCGCTGTATCCGGGCGACGCCGAGAGCCTGCAGGGCGCGCTGCGAGACATGCTGCGCTCGCTCTTCCGTTGTGACTTCTCGGTGTTGCGGCTGTACGCGCCGCCGGGGGACCCTGCAGCGCGCGCCCCGGACTCAGCCAATCTCACCACGGCCGCCCTCTTCCGCTGGCGGACCAACAAGGTCATCTGCTCGCCGCCGTTGTGCCCTGGCGCGCCCCGAGCCCGCACCGAGGTGGGCCTTGTTGAGGACACTGCCTGCGAGCGCAGCTGCCCACCCGTAGCGCTACGTGCCCTGGAGGCCGAGTGCCGCAAGTACCCGGTGGTGGTCATCAAGGACGTGCGTCTGCTTGACCTGGGCGTGCTGGTGCCGCTGCTCCGTGACCCGGGCCTCAACCTGAAGGTAGTGCAGCTTTTCCGCGACCCGCGGGCTGTGCATAACTCACGCCTCAAGTCTAGGCAGGGGTTGCTGCGCGAGAGCATTCAGGTGCTGCGCACCCGCCAGAGGGGCGACCGCTTCCACCGCGTGCTGCTAGCGCACGGCGTGGGTGCTCGCCCCGGGGGCCAGTCCCGCGCGCTTCCCGCCGCGCCGCGCGCCGATTTCTTCCTGACGGGCGCGCTGGAGGTGATCTGCGAGGCCTGGCTGCGCGACCTGCTTTTCGCGCGCGGTGCGCCTGCCTGGCTGCGGCGCCGCTACCTGAGGCTGCGTTACGAGGACCTGGTGCGGCAGCCGCGCACGCAGCTGCGCCGCCTGCTGCGCTTCTCTGGGCTGCGCGCGCTCACCGCGCTCGACGCCTTTGCGCTCAACATGACCCGCGGCGCAGCCTATGGCGCTGACCGGCCCTTTCACCTGTCAGCGCGCGATGCCCGGGAGGCAGTGCACGCCTGGCGCGAGCGCCTGAGCCGAGAACAGGTGCGCCAGGTGGAGGCTGCCTGCGCTCCAGCCATGCGTCTGCTCGCCTACCCTCGCAGCGGAGAGGAGAGCGACGCGGAGCCGCCCAGGGATGGGGAGACGTCGCTGGAGACGGAGGCCGACGGCGACACGTAG